In the genome of Ureibacillus sp. FSL W7-1570, the window ATTTGCCATCTCCCAATGGGCGAACCATGCCGCCTTGGTAACGTTTTTCGCTGAAGTTGTCCGGCACTTCCGGACGTTGTAAACCGTCTTCTGTATCTTCGTATGGGTCAAAGAATGTACCGCCAATCGCAAATACGGTTGGAATGTCTAATGCATCCATCCATAACATTGGCTCGGTGCCAACATGTTCATGGCCATGCCATAAACCTTTCGGAGTGATGAGGAAATCTCCTTCCTCCATGAATACCCGTTGTCCTTGGACAATTGTGTATGCACCAGAACCTTTTGAAATAAAGCGCATGGCGTTTTGAGAGTGGCGGTGGGATGGCGCCTTTTCACCAGGCAGCAAGCTTTGGACAGCTACATAGATTGTTTGGGTTGTGGATGCCCACCCCCAAGGTTTGCGATAGGTCAAACCAGGATTTTGGAAATAGATTGCCCGGCGTTCACCACCGCGTTCAGGTGTAAAAATTTGGGTAGCTTCCGCCATTTTCTTCTCAATCAATTCACTGCTCCAAAGATAAGCTTCCGCTTGCGGAGTCGGTGTGTGATGCATGATTTCTGGAATCGCTTCCCAAAGTGGCCCAAGATGATACTGCTGAATGTCTCTCGTGAAATCGGTTACAATGGAACTTTTCATAAATTCTTTCATTTCTTGACTTACTTCACCCATGGTCATTCTCCTTTTCCAATTATTTTTTAAAGGGAGCAGCCGATAAGCTGCTTATACCAAATGGCTGGCATTAAACGTTTGCCGGTTGTTTGACAGCTTTCACTTTATTTTCAAGTACTCCAATCTTCTCGATTTCGATTGTGACAACATCTCCGTCTTTTAAGAATTGAGGAGGGTTCATGGCAAAACCGACGCCTCCAGGGGTACCTGTCAATATAAGATCGCCTGGCTCAAGAGTCAATAAGCCGGATAAGAAGGAAACCAGTTTTGGAACATTAAATACAAAGTCATCGGTATTGGTAGATTGTCTCACTTCACCGTTTACTTTTAAGACCATTTCAAGTCCAGCCGGATCGCCGATTTCATCCGCAGTCACTAAGTGAGGCCCCAACGGTAAAGAGCCGTCCACTGTTTTTCCTTGCAGCCATTGAAGGGTGCGGCGTTGAATATCGCGATATGTGACGTCGTTGGCAATGGTATATCCTGCCACATAATCGAGCGCATCTTCTTCAGAAACATTCCGTGCTTGTTTACCAATGACGAAAGCGAATTCCATCTCATAATCCAGCTGTTCAGAAATAGGATAGTATGGAATGTCATCTTCCGGACCGATAATCGTGTTGGCAAATTTTGCAAAAATGACTGGATGGGTTGGAATTTCTCGGCCCATTTCTTGAATATGTTTACGAAAGTTGTGGCCTACACAAATGATCTTTCCAGGTTTTTGAACAGGTGCTTCAATTTTCACTTCACTGCGGTGGTAAACCGCTTTTTTATCGGAATAATCAGGGTTTTCCAAAATGAAATCGATGGCTCCTTGTGCAAGTACCAATGATTCTTTTCCACCCTGGAACAGTTCATCTGTTATGGCAGGTACATATGCATGGGCAATTTCTTGATAACGGTATTTGCCTTGTGCTTTAAGCTGAGCCTGGTAAGCGCAGTTTAAATCGATCACTTGATTGTTTACAATTGCACCGGCGCGGATGTGTCCGTCTGCTGTAAAATTGACTAATTTCATTAATTGTCCTCCTAATTATAATTATAGAGAATCAAGTTCACTATTTATATAAAAATATTAATCTCTTGTAAAAATGTTGTCAATATTTTTTGTTTTCAGAAATATCCATGTAGAAATAAAAAACTCCCACCTTTAAAAGCAGGCGGGAAAAGATTTTTAAGGTTATTCACTTGAAACGGATTCGGAAAAACCGTATTGAGAGGAAATTTCCTTGCTGATGTTGATAATGTATCGGCTGACCGGATGATCCGATGAAGTGGGAATAGTTTGCGTATAGCCGACAATGGTGATTGCCCCCAGTAATTCCTTTTCAAAATTTAAAATTGGGACGCTGAAGGAAGATACATGGGTTACTAATGGTTCAATTTTTGAGACAAAATAAGTTTTTCTTGCCGTTTCGAATTCTTTTTGCAGTTCTTTTAATTGTGCTTCATTCAATTTTTCCATTTCGGAATCAAGCCATTTTTTGACCAGTTCATTATGGAAGGAAGCAAAAATGACTCCGGTAGATGAATGTAAAGGCAAGTTTGTTCCAATTTGCGCACCGATGTTAATTCCATATAATGCGTCTGAAATATAGGAAACCAGAGGACCGCCGACGGATGGCACCGCAAGTAGGGCGGTAAGACCGGTTTTCTCGCTGATTTTTTTCAAATACGGAATCACCACTTCCACGATTGAAGTTTGTCCCTGGGCAAGATTCCCCAATTGAATCAATTTATGTCCCAAAGAATAAGTATTGTCGGGATTTCGCTGAATCGCCCCGAATTCATGCAAGGTTGTCAAATATTTGTGCAAATTGCTTTTGGTCATTGATGTGATGTTTTGTATTTCTGAAAATTTCAATGGCTTATTATGGGTTGCGATGATTTCTAAAATGTTTAAACCGATTTCTAATGATTGAATCTTGTTTTCTTTTGACATAATATTCCTCCAACTACATCTGATGTCCGATATTATAGCAAATAATTGATTTAGAAAGAAATTTTAGAATTTTTCGATTTAAATATTGACGGATATTAGAATTGTATTATAAAGTTTTCTTAAAGAGAACGCTGTTCTCTAAAAATGGAACGATTGATTCAAACAAAGGGGTGGAGTTTTTTATGTCAAAAATTAGTGATGTGATTGTAGTAGGCGGTGGAATCGGGGGATTAGCCGCTGCTTTAGCTGCAAATGATGCGGGGAAATCTGTTGCGGTATTTGAACAGGCGCCGGAATTTGGAGAAGTGGGGGCAGGTCTGCAATTGGCGCCGAATGCACTTGAAGTGTTGGATCGCTTCGGGGTAAAGGAAGAAATATTAAAATATGCCGTATTGCCAAAAAGATTAGTATTAAAGGATATTTATTCAGGAAAAGAAGTGGCATCCCTTGATTTGGGAGAGGGATTCCAAAAAGAGTTTGGCCAACCTTATATCGTAATGCACCGTTCCGATTTGCACCGTGTGCTCTTTGAAGCATGTCAAAAACGGAAAAACATCAAATTTTTCACAAACTCAAGAATTCAAACTGCGGAACAAGAAAATGGCACTGTTACAATCATTTCTGAGAAAGGCGACAGATATTCAGCGGATGCCGTTATTGGTGCGGATGGGGTAAAATCGAATCTTCGCAAATTATTTGTTGACGATGCCCCGGTGAACTCGGAGTATGTGGCGTATCGTGGAACGATTCCGATCGAAGAAGTGAAAGATCAAGTGACGTTGGATGATGTGATTATGTGGAT includes:
- a CDS encoding FAD-dependent monooxygenase; the protein is MSKISDVIVVGGGIGGLAAALAANDAGKSVAVFEQAPEFGEVGAGLQLAPNALEVLDRFGVKEEILKYAVLPKRLVLKDIYSGKEVASLDLGEGFQKEFGQPYIVMHRSDLHRVLFEACQKRKNIKFFTNSRIQTAEQENGTVTIISEKGDRYSADAVIGADGVKSNLRKLFVDDAPVNSEYVAYRGTIPIEEVKDQVTLDDVIMWIGPNLHLVQYPIRRGELFNLVVVFKSYDTSVEDWGTPEELFRRFEGAHPDAHYLLKFINRQFKWQMFDREPIDTWSKGNITLLGDAAHAMLQYLAQGGVQALEDAWCLREKLIECDTYEEAFKKYEKIRAPRAGMVQRSARKWGEIIHAEDEVLKMVRDAVFERHKPTDYHVVDFLYGIFKKEKEVSGIQ
- a CDS encoding cupin domain-containing protein: MGEVSQEMKEFMKSSIVTDFTRDIQQYHLGPLWEAIPEIMHHTPTPQAEAYLWSSELIEKKMAEATQIFTPERGGERRAIYFQNPGLTYRKPWGWASTTQTIYVAVQSLLPGEKAPSHRHSQNAMRFISKGSGAYTIVQGQRVFMEEGDFLITPKGLWHGHEHVGTEPMLWMDALDIPTVFAIGGTFFDPYEDTEDGLQRPEVPDNFSEKRYQGGMVRPLGDGKYTIAPLANFKWQRTVDAIKGLMEFDPDPNHGYAVEYINPSTGKSANPTLGTRMQFLPKGFHTKALRHTHSTVYNVHKGSGYSVINGVRFDWKQGDYFVVPNWAWYEHVASEDSYLFSVNDLPIMERFDLEVEQKYESNNGFQEITGEFKAAFR
- a CDS encoding helix-turn-helix domain-containing protein; this encodes MSKENKIQSLEIGLNILEIIATHNKPLKFSEIQNITSMTKSNLHKYLTTLHEFGAIQRNPDNTYSLGHKLIQLGNLAQGQTSIVEVVIPYLKKISEKTGLTALLAVPSVGGPLVSYISDALYGINIGAQIGTNLPLHSSTGVIFASFHNELVKKWLDSEMEKLNEAQLKELQKEFETARKTYFVSKIEPLVTHVSSFSVPILNFEKELLGAITIVGYTQTIPTSSDHPVSRYIINISKEISSQYGFSESVSSE
- a CDS encoding fumarylacetoacetate hydrolase family protein → MKLVNFTADGHIRAGAIVNNQVIDLNCAYQAQLKAQGKYRYQEIAHAYVPAITDELFQGGKESLVLAQGAIDFILENPDYSDKKAVYHRSEVKIEAPVQKPGKIICVGHNFRKHIQEMGREIPTHPVIFAKFANTIIGPEDDIPYYPISEQLDYEMEFAFVIGKQARNVSEEDALDYVAGYTIANDVTYRDIQRRTLQWLQGKTVDGSLPLGPHLVTADEIGDPAGLEMVLKVNGEVRQSTNTDDFVFNVPKLVSFLSGLLTLEPGDLILTGTPGGVGFAMNPPQFLKDGDVVTIEIEKIGVLENKVKAVKQPANV